Proteins encoded in a region of the Streptomyces sp. NBC_00310 genome:
- the adhE gene encoding bifunctional acetaldehyde-CoA/alcohol dehydrogenase, translating to MTSQDARTRAAAPGGEPSETAIAVDRLVTNGLKALADYEDLTQEQVDHIVNKASVAALDQHTALARLAVEETGRGLFEDKAAKNMFACEHVTHSMGRMKTVGVIARDDIEDMVEIAEPVGVVCAITPVTNPTSTTIFKALMALKTRNPVVFAFHPSAQRCSAEAARIVRDAAVAAGAPKHCVQWIETPSVEATGTLMRHPGVSLILATGGNAMVKAAYSAGKPALGVGAGNVPAYVHRSAKLRRAVNDLVLSKSFDNGMICASEQAVILDDEIYDAALAEFRTLHAHLATAEEKAKLEAFLFPADRTGKGCEPKVNAAAVGQSPAWIAEQAGFTVPADTSLILVEADRVGPDEPLTREKLCPVLAVLRAGSEEQGFDLAADMVAFHGQGHSAVIHTEDRELAEAYGRRIKTVRIIVNAPSSQGAIGGIYNGLLPSLTLGCGSWGSTSVSNNVSAPQLLNVKRVGTRRNNLQWFKVPPKIYFEPQAIRYLADMPDVHRVTIVTDATMTRLGFVDRVDRVLKRRPGPVTLQIIDNVEPEPSIDSVQRGARLMRDFRPDTIIALGGGSPMDAAKVMWLLYEHPDTDFADMRHKFSDIRKRAFRFPTLGARARLVCVPTTSGTGAEVTPFAVISDPATGKKYPLADYALTPSVAIVDPLLTTELPPALAADSGFDALTHAIEAYVSVYANDFTDGLALHAIRLIFDHLEAAVNDREGSAEAREKMHNAGTIAGMAFGNAFLGIVHAMSHTLGATFHIAHGRTNAVLLPHVIRYNGTAPTKLTGWPKYESYRAPERFQDIARTLGLPAATPGDGVESLAWAVERLRDAVAIEPSFRSLGVDERAFLDALPQQSLNAYEDQCAPANPRMPMLDDMQEIMRTAYYGPAGAPAE from the coding sequence ATGACCTCACAGGACGCCCGAACCCGAGCCGCCGCCCCGGGCGGCGAGCCGTCCGAGACCGCCATCGCGGTGGACCGGCTGGTCACGAACGGGCTCAAGGCGCTCGCCGACTACGAGGACCTGACGCAGGAACAGGTCGACCACATCGTCAACAAGGCCTCGGTCGCCGCCCTGGACCAGCACACCGCGCTCGCGCGGCTCGCGGTGGAGGAGACCGGCCGCGGCCTCTTCGAGGACAAGGCCGCCAAGAACATGTTCGCGTGCGAGCACGTCACCCACAGCATGGGCCGTATGAAGACCGTCGGGGTCATCGCCCGCGACGACATCGAGGACATGGTCGAGATCGCGGAACCGGTGGGTGTGGTCTGCGCGATCACGCCGGTCACCAATCCGACCTCCACCACGATCTTCAAGGCGCTGATGGCCCTGAAGACCCGCAACCCGGTCGTCTTCGCCTTCCACCCCTCCGCCCAGCGCTGCAGCGCCGAGGCGGCCAGGATCGTGCGCGACGCCGCCGTCGCCGCGGGCGCGCCGAAGCACTGCGTCCAGTGGATCGAGACCCCGTCGGTCGAGGCCACCGGCACTCTCATGCGCCACCCGGGCGTCTCCCTGATCCTCGCCACCGGCGGCAACGCCATGGTCAAGGCCGCCTACTCGGCCGGCAAGCCCGCCCTGGGCGTCGGCGCCGGCAACGTTCCCGCCTACGTCCACAGGAGCGCCAAGCTGCGCCGGGCCGTCAACGACCTGGTGCTGTCGAAGTCGTTCGACAACGGCATGATCTGCGCCTCCGAACAGGCCGTCATCCTGGACGACGAGATCTACGACGCCGCCCTGGCGGAGTTCCGCACCCTGCACGCCCACCTGGCGACCGCCGAGGAGAAGGCGAAGCTGGAGGCGTTCCTGTTCCCCGCCGACCGGACGGGGAAGGGCTGCGAACCCAAGGTCAACGCGGCGGCCGTCGGCCAGAGCCCGGCGTGGATCGCCGAGCAGGCCGGCTTCACCGTGCCCGCCGACACCTCGCTCATCCTGGTCGAGGCCGACCGGGTCGGCCCGGACGAGCCGCTGACCCGCGAGAAGCTCTGCCCGGTGCTCGCCGTGCTGCGCGCCGGCTCCGAGGAGCAGGGGTTCGACCTGGCCGCCGACATGGTCGCCTTCCACGGCCAGGGCCACAGCGCGGTCATCCACACCGAGGACCGCGAACTCGCCGAGGCGTACGGCAGGCGCATCAAGACCGTACGGATCATCGTCAACGCGCCCTCCTCGCAGGGCGCCATCGGCGGCATCTACAACGGCCTGCTGCCGTCCCTGACCCTGGGCTGCGGCTCCTGGGGCAGCACGTCGGTGTCCAACAACGTCTCCGCACCCCAGTTGCTGAACGTCAAGCGGGTCGGGACGCGCCGCAACAACCTGCAGTGGTTCAAGGTCCCGCCGAAGATCTACTTCGAGCCGCAGGCCATCCGCTACCTCGCCGACATGCCGGACGTCCACCGCGTCACGATCGTCACCGACGCGACGATGACCCGTCTCGGCTTCGTCGACCGCGTCGACCGGGTCCTCAAGCGCCGTCCCGGGCCCGTGACGCTGCAGATCATCGACAACGTCGAACCGGAACCCAGCATCGACTCCGTGCAGCGCGGCGCCCGCCTCATGCGCGACTTCCGCCCGGACACGATCATCGCGCTCGGCGGCGGCTCGCCCATGGACGCGGCCAAGGTGATGTGGCTCCTCTACGAGCACCCGGACACCGACTTCGCCGACATGCGGCACAAGTTCTCCGACATCCGCAAGCGGGCCTTCCGCTTCCCCACGTTGGGCGCACGCGCCCGCCTGGTGTGCGTCCCCACCACCTCCGGCACCGGCGCCGAGGTCACCCCCTTCGCCGTCATCTCCGACCCCGCCACCGGCAAGAAGTACCCGCTGGCCGACTACGCGCTCACGCCCAGCGTGGCCATCGTCGACCCCCTGCTCACCACCGAGCTGCCCCCGGCACTGGCCGCCGACAGCGGCTTCGACGCCCTCACCCACGCCATCGAGGCGTACGTCTCCGTCTACGCCAACGACTTCACCGACGGCCTCGCCCTGCACGCGATCCGCCTGATCTTCGACCACCTCGAAGCGGCGGTGAACGACCGCGAGGGCTCGGCCGAAGCCCGCGAGAAGATGCACAACGCCGGCACCATCGCGGGCATGGCTTTCGGCAACGCCTTCCTCGGCATCGTCCACGCCATGTCCCACACCCTCGGCGCCACCTTCCACATCGCTCACGGCCGCACCAACGCCGTCCTGCTCCCCCACGTCATCCGCTACAACGGCACCGCCCCGACCAAGCTCACCGGCTGGCCCAAGTACGAGAGCTACCGCGCCCCCGAACGCTTCCAGGACATCGCCCGCACCCTCGGCCTGCCCGCCGCCACACCCGGCGACGGCGTGGAGTCGCTCGCCTGGGCCGTGGAGCGGCTGCGCGACGCCGTGGCCATCGAGCCGTCGTTCCGGTCCCTCGGTGTGGACGAGCGCGCCTTCCTCGACGCCCTGCCCCAGCAGTCCCTCAACGCCTACGAGGACCAGTGCGCCCCCGCCAACCCGCGCATGCCCATGCTCGACGACATGCAGGAGATCATGCGCACCGCCTACTACGGCCCGGCCGGCGCACCTGCCGAATAG
- a CDS encoding CBS domain-containing protein encodes MKTSKVGEVMTPEVIQAHQDTPFKDVARMLARHRISGLPVVDADDKVLGVISETDLMRRQAAQAERDRGDRLRLPALRRKARIAAAKARAMTAGQLMSTPAITVHPEQRVAEAARVMERHHIERLPVVDEEDRLIGIATRRDLLRVFLRTDEEIRQEIIDEVLTRAMCLPPHTLVVSVHDGTAMLEGRLERRSDIPVAVRLTWRVDGVVGVMNSLTFRDDDIHPPEKHPSRRIAHHWLPER; translated from the coding sequence GTGAAGACCTCCAAGGTCGGTGAGGTGATGACCCCCGAGGTCATCCAGGCCCACCAGGACACACCGTTCAAGGACGTGGCACGCATGCTGGCCCGGCACCGGATCAGCGGCCTGCCGGTCGTGGACGCCGACGACAAGGTTCTCGGCGTCATCTCCGAGACCGACCTGATGCGCCGACAGGCGGCACAGGCCGAACGGGACCGGGGAGACCGTCTTCGGCTGCCCGCTCTGCGCCGGAAGGCACGTATCGCCGCCGCCAAGGCCCGTGCCATGACCGCCGGGCAGCTGATGTCGACACCCGCGATCACCGTGCATCCGGAGCAACGCGTCGCGGAAGCCGCACGGGTGATGGAGCGTCACCACATCGAACGCCTGCCCGTGGTGGACGAGGAGGACCGTCTGATCGGCATCGCCACCCGCCGGGACCTGCTGCGGGTCTTCCTGCGCACCGACGAGGAGATCCGTCAGGAGATCATCGACGAGGTCCTGACCCGCGCCATGTGCCTGCCGCCCCACACCCTCGTCGTCTCGGTCCACGACGGCACGGCCATGCTGGAGGGACGCCTGGAACGCCGTAGCGACATCCCGGTGGCCGTCCGGCTGACCTGGCGGGTGGACGGCGTGGTGGGCGTGATGAACAGCCTCACCTTCCGCGACGACGACATCCACCCACCCGAGAAGCACCCCTCCCGACGGATCGCCCACCACTGGCTCCCCGAACGGTGA
- a CDS encoding response regulator transcription factor has product MADSERPGTDNPIRVFLLDDHEVVRRGVRDLLNDEPDIAVIGEAGTVEQALVRVPALRPQVAVLDVRLPDGDGVTVCRELRSRMPELACLMLTSFDDEEALLDSIMAGASGYVLKQIQGTDLVSAVRTVAAGQSLLDPSATAKVMARLRHDQQPEEEPDALPGLTAREREILALIGEGLTNRQIGQRLYLAEKTVKNHISRLLAKLGVERRIQAAVIATQAQDRLRHEGR; this is encoded by the coding sequence ATGGCGGACAGCGAGCGACCCGGTACCGACAACCCGATCCGGGTCTTCCTGCTGGACGACCACGAGGTGGTACGGCGCGGGGTGCGCGACCTGCTGAACGACGAGCCGGACATCGCCGTGATCGGCGAGGCCGGCACCGTCGAGCAGGCCCTGGTGCGGGTCCCCGCGCTGCGCCCGCAGGTGGCCGTGCTCGACGTGCGGCTGCCCGACGGAGACGGCGTGACCGTCTGCCGCGAGCTGCGCTCACGCATGCCGGAACTGGCCTGCCTGATGCTGACCTCGTTCGACGACGAGGAGGCCCTGCTCGACTCGATCATGGCCGGAGCCTCCGGATACGTGCTGAAGCAGATCCAGGGCACGGACCTGGTGTCCGCCGTGCGTACGGTGGCCGCAGGCCAGTCCCTGCTCGACCCCAGCGCCACCGCCAAGGTGATGGCCCGGCTGCGCCATGACCAGCAGCCGGAGGAGGAGCCGGACGCCCTGCCGGGGCTCACCGCCCGGGAGCGGGAGATCCTGGCTCTGATCGGCGAGGGCCTGACCAACCGCCAGATCGGACAGCGGCTCTACCTGGCGGAGAAGACGGTCAAGAACCACATCTCCCGTCTGCTCGCCAAGCTCGGCGTGGAGCGGCGCATCCAGGCCGCGGTCATCGCCACGCAGGCACAGGACCGGCTGCGGCACGAAGGACGCTGA
- a CDS encoding Acg family FMN-binding oxidoreductase has product MASRELDEKTVSTLVAEAAAAPSMHNAQPWRFQYVADERLLLLRADLERAMPRSDPGNRALYIGCGAALFNLRVAAAHTDLAPDVRLLPEPQDPLLLAAVHLADPDERRLREEDLTRLHEAIRQRHTSRHPFAEKDIPDDVQAALRDAAARESGVLLFPGPWHAETVLDLVRDAESRDAMEPGARADLIRWTRLGAEADTAVDGVPEYAFGPRKRDGKAPVRDFAGRRPVADRGSTAFEHAPHLALLSTPGDAPADWLRAGQALERVLLEATLADLATSLTSHALEARDLRLLARDPGWGTGYVQMVLRLGYGPRGPATPRRPVKDVLDVV; this is encoded by the coding sequence ATGGCTTCGCGCGAACTCGACGAGAAGACGGTGAGCACGCTCGTGGCCGAGGCCGCCGCGGCTCCGTCCATGCACAACGCGCAGCCCTGGCGTTTCCAGTACGTCGCCGACGAGCGTCTCCTGCTGCTGCGCGCCGACCTCGAGCGGGCCATGCCCCGGTCCGATCCCGGCAACCGGGCGCTGTACATCGGCTGCGGGGCGGCGCTGTTCAACCTGCGCGTCGCCGCCGCGCACACGGACCTCGCCCCCGACGTCCGGCTGCTGCCCGAGCCACAGGATCCGCTGCTGCTCGCGGCCGTCCACCTGGCAGACCCGGACGAGCGACGCTTGCGGGAGGAGGACCTGACGCGGCTGCACGAGGCGATCCGGCAGCGGCACACCAGCCGCCACCCCTTCGCCGAGAAGGACATTCCCGATGACGTCCAGGCCGCCTTGCGGGATGCGGCGGCGCGTGAGTCGGGTGTCCTGCTCTTCCCCGGCCCCTGGCACGCCGAGACCGTGCTCGACCTGGTCCGTGATGCGGAGAGCCGCGACGCGATGGAGCCCGGCGCCCGCGCGGACCTCATCCGCTGGACCCGGCTCGGAGCGGAGGCGGACACCGCCGTCGACGGCGTCCCCGAGTACGCCTTCGGCCCGCGCAAACGGGACGGCAAGGCTCCGGTACGGGACTTCGCCGGACGCCGGCCGGTGGCCGACCGCGGCAGCACCGCCTTCGAGCACGCCCCCCACCTGGCCCTGCTGAGCACCCCCGGTGACGCGCCCGCCGACTGGCTGCGCGCCGGGCAGGCCCTGGAACGGGTTCTGCTGGAGGCCACGCTGGCCGACCTGGCCACCTCCCTGACCTCCCACGCCCTGGAGGCCCGCGACCTGCGCCTGCTGGCCCGCGACCCGGGATGGGGCACGGGCTACGTGCAGATGGTGCTGCGACTCGGCTACGGCCCCCGGGGCCCGGCCACCCCCCGCCGCCCGGTGAAAGACGTTCTCGACGTCGTGTGA
- a CDS encoding cupin domain-containing protein → MTATVISDLAAELTVPEDGTLSRVLYRDDRLRVVGFAFAAGQELTEHTSALPVVIQVVQGRLDLVLGDEKTEAGPGSWIHLPARLPHTVRATEPSVMLLTMLPAPEPSGSGAPSAA, encoded by the coding sequence ATGACCGCCACCGTGATCAGTGACCTGGCCGCCGAACTGACCGTGCCCGAGGACGGCACCCTCAGCCGTGTCCTGTACCGCGACGACCGTCTACGCGTGGTCGGCTTCGCCTTCGCCGCCGGCCAGGAACTGACCGAGCACACCTCCGCCCTCCCCGTGGTCATCCAGGTCGTCCAAGGCCGCCTCGACCTGGTCCTGGGCGACGAGAAGACCGAGGCGGGGCCCGGCAGCTGGATCCACCTGCCCGCACGGCTGCCGCACACCGTGCGTGCCACCGAGCCCAGCGTCATGCTGCTGACCATGCTCCCCGCCCCGGAGCCGTCCGGGTCCGGGGCGCCTTCCGCGGCATGA
- a CDS encoding class I SAM-dependent methyltransferase gives MATTDHSALRNGISLPGDGLDAARMPGHWLLARLGKRVLRPGGVELTRWMLDALGVDPEDRVVELAAGLGATARLTLARRPAAYTAVDRDATAVAALSALTAPGATQVRAVRSDAADTRLPDGDATVVYGEAMLTMQPEAAKRRIVREVRRLLDDSTGRYAIHELCLLPDDLDPALAERITHDLREAIHVGARPLTPTAWSDLLADEGFTVTARRTAPMALLEPRRLIADEGPAPALRIAGRALRDPAALRRVLHMRRVFRRHSAHLGAISLLAVPTPSRPRGGTRDDRHRDQ, from the coding sequence ATGGCAACGACAGACCATTCGGCCCTGCGGAACGGCATCTCCCTTCCCGGCGACGGACTCGACGCCGCCCGCATGCCCGGCCACTGGCTGCTGGCCCGGCTGGGCAAGCGTGTGCTGCGCCCCGGCGGTGTGGAGCTGACCCGATGGATGCTGGACGCCCTGGGCGTGGATCCGGAGGACCGGGTCGTGGAGCTGGCCGCCGGCCTCGGGGCCACCGCCCGGCTGACCCTCGCCCGCCGTCCTGCCGCCTACACCGCCGTCGACCGCGACGCCACCGCCGTGGCCGCACTCAGCGCCCTCACCGCCCCGGGCGCGACTCAGGTGCGCGCCGTACGGTCGGACGCCGCGGACACCCGGTTGCCGGACGGCGACGCCACCGTCGTGTACGGCGAGGCGATGCTGACCATGCAGCCCGAAGCCGCCAAGCGCCGCATCGTACGAGAGGTCAGGCGCCTCCTCGACGACTCCACCGGCCGCTACGCCATCCACGAACTGTGCCTGCTGCCCGACGACCTGGACCCGGCACTCGCCGAACGGATCACCCATGACCTGCGCGAGGCCATCCACGTCGGCGCCCGCCCCCTGACTCCCACCGCCTGGAGTGACCTTCTCGCGGACGAGGGATTCACCGTCACCGCCCGCAGGACGGCACCGATGGCGCTGCTCGAACCGCGTCGCCTCATCGCCGACGAAGGACCGGCCCCCGCCCTGCGCATCGCCGGCCGGGCACTGCGGGACCCGGCCGCACTGCGCCGTGTGCTCCACATGCGCCGCGTGTTCCGACGTCACAGCGCCCACCTGGGCGCGATCAGCCTGCTCGCCGTCCCCACCCCGTCCCGGCCCCGAGGAGGAACCCGAGATGACCGCCACCGTGATCAGTGA
- a CDS encoding vitamin K epoxide reductase family protein, giving the protein MSHGPGVGVPEATPPPGPHTVGASRRTGWVMVLTGTVGWLASFQLTVDDWRLLRDPAYRPPCDIGPVVSCGSVMSSPQGSLFGFPNMLLGLGAFAAVTALGIAVLSGARLHRRLWLTLDAGALVGVVFAHWLIGQSLYELGTLCPYCAVVWAATIALFWYVTLHCLERGIVPVPRAVLYVVRDTHWILLGAWYGVIALLVLTRFWPYWSSLI; this is encoded by the coding sequence ATGAGTCACGGACCCGGCGTGGGTGTGCCGGAAGCCACGCCCCCGCCGGGTCCGCACACGGTGGGCGCGAGCCGCCGCACGGGATGGGTGATGGTCCTCACCGGGACCGTCGGCTGGCTCGCGTCCTTCCAGCTCACCGTGGACGACTGGCGGCTGCTCCGTGACCCCGCCTACCGACCACCCTGCGACATCGGCCCCGTCGTGAGCTGCGGCAGCGTCATGTCCAGCCCGCAGGGCAGCCTGTTCGGCTTCCCCAACATGCTGCTGGGACTGGGCGCCTTCGCCGCCGTGACCGCTCTGGGCATCGCCGTGCTCTCGGGGGCACGCCTGCACCGCCGGCTCTGGCTCACGCTGGACGCCGGCGCGCTGGTCGGGGTGGTGTTCGCGCACTGGCTGATCGGACAGTCGCTCTACGAGCTCGGCACGCTCTGCCCCTACTGCGCCGTCGTCTGGGCCGCGACCATCGCCCTGTTCTGGTACGTCACCCTGCACTGCCTGGAACGCGGAATCGTCCCCGTGCCCCGGGCCGTGCTGTACGTCGTCCGGGACACGCACTGGATACTCCTCGGCGCCTGGTACGGGGTGATCGCGCTGCTCGTCCTCACCCGCTTCTGGCCGTACTGGAGCAGCCTGATCTGA
- the narI gene encoding respiratory nitrate reductase subunit gamma, whose amino-acid sequence MSAAPASLAAASGADLLLWVALPYICLAVFVVGHVWRYRQDQFGWTSRTTQLLEHRWLRWGSPLFHLGAFMVIAGHVVGLAVPDSWTEAVGITEHAYHTTAVWAGSVAGVAMVAGLGMLCARRLLTRRIRLGTDRSDKLLFPLLSATVLLGITATAAHNVFGAGYDYRSTVSVWFRGLFVLQPQPEAIAGAPLLFQLHALTAFLLFAAWPFTRLVHVWSAPIGYLARPYLVYRRRATPAAAPTAAGRPRSASGSR is encoded by the coding sequence ATGAGCGCCGCGCCTGCCTCCCTTGCCGCAGCGAGCGGCGCCGATCTGCTCCTGTGGGTCGCCCTCCCCTACATCTGTCTCGCCGTGTTCGTGGTCGGCCACGTCTGGCGCTACCGCCAGGACCAGTTCGGCTGGACCTCCCGCACCACCCAGCTCCTCGAACACCGCTGGCTGCGCTGGGGCAGCCCGCTGTTCCACCTGGGCGCCTTCATGGTGATCGCCGGGCACGTCGTCGGGCTCGCCGTCCCCGACTCGTGGACCGAGGCCGTGGGCATCACCGAGCACGCCTACCACACCACGGCCGTCTGGGCGGGCTCGGTGGCCGGCGTCGCCATGGTCGCCGGACTGGGCATGCTGTGCGCCCGCCGACTGCTGACCCGCCGGATCCGGCTCGGCACCGACCGCAGTGACAAACTCCTGTTCCCCCTGCTGTCCGCCACCGTCCTGCTCGGCATCACGGCCACCGCCGCCCACAATGTCTTCGGCGCCGGATACGACTACCGCTCCACCGTCTCCGTGTGGTTCCGCGGCCTGTTCGTCCTCCAGCCGCAGCCGGAGGCGATCGCCGGAGCCCCGCTGCTGTTCCAGCTGCACGCTCTCACCGCGTTCCTGCTCTTCGCGGCCTGGCCGTTCACCCGGCTGGTCCATGTGTGGAGCGCCCCGATCGGATACCTGGCGCGGCCGTACCTGGTCTACCGCAGGCGAGCCACCCCGGCCGCGGCGCCGACGGCCGCGGGCCGGCCCCGTTCGGCCTCCGGCTCGCGGTGA
- the narJ gene encoding nitrate reductase molybdenum cofactor assembly chaperone, whose translation MSPLPSPGAERLGGLPSVPAVLRSRVRAAVRRPGRAARPGRPTRLTPEETQDRALLLRLLSLLLQYPDAELAAARPVLAATVEALAPSPAAEHLAAFTAWCGGQETQALERHYVEMFDLRRKSSLYLTYYLHGDTRRRGMALLTLAQRYRATGWDTDGGELPDHLPVVLEFAALAGPRAGEAPLRQHRRGLELIHRALTDADSPYRHVLAALLTLLPPPTEADLRAVAELAAQGPPNEDVGIDPYGAGEFAPPGTFVPPDQARPTLMPPLSTPEGPR comes from the coding sequence GTGAGCCCGCTGCCCTCCCCCGGTGCTGAACGCCTGGGGGGACTCCCCTCCGTTCCCGCCGTCCTCCGCTCCCGCGTCCGGGCCGCCGTGCGCCGCCCGGGTCGCGCGGCCCGCCCGGGACGTCCGACCCGGCTCACGCCGGAGGAGACCCAGGACCGGGCGCTGCTGCTACGGCTGCTGTCGCTGCTGCTGCAGTACCCGGACGCCGAACTCGCCGCCGCACGGCCCGTGCTGGCGGCCACCGTGGAGGCGCTGGCGCCCTCACCCGCCGCAGAGCATCTGGCCGCCTTCACCGCCTGGTGCGGCGGCCAGGAGACCCAGGCCCTGGAGCGGCACTACGTCGAGATGTTCGACCTGCGCCGCAAGAGCAGCCTTTACCTCACCTACTACCTGCACGGCGACACCCGCCGCCGCGGCATGGCCCTGCTCACCCTCGCCCAGCGCTACCGCGCCACCGGATGGGACACCGACGGCGGTGAACTCCCCGACCACCTCCCGGTCGTCCTGGAGTTCGCCGCACTCGCCGGCCCTCGGGCGGGTGAGGCGCCACTGCGTCAGCACCGGCGCGGCCTGGAACTGATCCACCGCGCCCTGACCGACGCCGACTCCCCCTACCGGCACGTCCTGGCCGCGCTGCTGACCCTCCTGCCGCCGCCCACCGAGGCCGACCTGCGGGCCGTCGCCGAACTGGCCGCCCAGGGCCCGCCCAACGAGGACGTCGGCATCGACCCGTACGGAGCCGGGGAGTTCGCCCCACCGGGCACCTTCGTCCCGCCCGACCAGGCCCGGCCCACCCTCATGCCACCCCTCTCCACCCCGGAAGGCCCCCGATGA
- the narH gene encoding nitrate reductase subunit beta gives MPRGEATIGRVMAQIAMVMNLDKCIGCHTCSVTCKQTWTNRTGVEYAWFNNVETKPGVGYPRRYEDQEQWKGGWMLDKRGRLVLRSGGRIKRLLSLFSNPDLPSIEDYYEPVTYDYDNLVNAPAGRDIPVARPRSVLTGRPTSITWGANWEDGLGGAPENAGGDPNLTGEWAEKVRFEFEQTFLFHLPRLCEHCLNPACVSACPSGAMYKRVEDGIVLVDQDRCRGWRMCVTACPYKKVYVNHATGKAEKCTFCFPRIEAGQPTVCSETCVGRLRYLGLLLYDADRVGEAAATPDEKDLLDAQRGVFLDPRDPEVIAAARESGIPEDWLDAARRSPVYDLVMRYKVALPLHPEYRTMPMVWYVPPLSPVLDAVDAAGGNQDDPDHVFAAVTRLRIPLEYLAELFTAGDADVVAGVLMKLTALRSYMRERTLGEDGDEAPLEAVGLTAREAEDLHRLLAVAKYQDRYVVPAAHKEDAAALTAMENRCPVESSDTAEPRRTMLGIPTLRRRTSDTPAGGHP, from the coding sequence ATGCCCCGTGGCGAAGCCACTATCGGACGAGTCATGGCACAGATCGCGATGGTCATGAACCTCGACAAGTGCATCGGCTGCCACACCTGCTCGGTCACCTGCAAGCAGACGTGGACCAACCGCACCGGCGTCGAGTACGCCTGGTTCAACAACGTCGAGACCAAGCCCGGCGTCGGCTACCCCCGCCGCTACGAGGACCAGGAGCAGTGGAAGGGCGGCTGGATGCTGGACAAGCGCGGGCGTCTCGTCCTGCGCTCCGGCGGGCGGATCAAGCGGCTCCTGTCCCTCTTCTCCAACCCCGACCTGCCGTCCATCGAGGACTACTACGAGCCCGTCACCTACGACTACGACAACCTCGTCAACGCCCCGGCCGGCCGGGACATCCCCGTGGCCCGCCCCCGCTCGGTCCTCACCGGCAGGCCCACCTCCATCACCTGGGGCGCCAACTGGGAGGACGGCCTCGGCGGCGCACCCGAGAACGCGGGCGGCGACCCGAACCTCACCGGGGAATGGGCGGAGAAGGTCAGGTTCGAGTTCGAGCAGACCTTCCTCTTCCACCTGCCCCGCCTGTGCGAGCACTGCCTCAACCCGGCGTGTGTCTCCGCGTGCCCGTCCGGGGCGATGTACAAGCGGGTCGAGGACGGCATCGTGCTCGTCGACCAGGACCGCTGCCGGGGCTGGCGCATGTGCGTCACGGCGTGCCCGTACAAGAAGGTGTACGTCAACCACGCCACCGGCAAGGCCGAGAAGTGCACCTTCTGCTTCCCGCGTATCGAGGCCGGCCAGCCCACCGTCTGCTCCGAGACCTGCGTCGGCCGGCTGCGCTATCTGGGGCTGCTCCTCTACGACGCCGACCGCGTCGGCGAGGCGGCCGCCACCCCGGACGAGAAGGACCTCCTCGACGCCCAGCGGGGCGTCTTCCTCGACCCGCGCGACCCCGAGGTGATCGCGGCGGCACGGGAATCGGGAATACCCGAGGACTGGCTGGACGCGGCCCGCCGCTCCCCGGTGTACGACCTCGTGATGAGGTACAAGGTGGCGCTTCCGCTGCACCCGGAGTACCGGACCATGCCGATGGTCTGGTACGTGCCCCCGCTCTCCCCCGTCCTCGACGCCGTCGACGCGGCGGGCGGAAACCAGGACGACCCCGACCACGTCTTCGCCGCCGTCACTCGGCTGCGCATCCCGCTGGAGTACCTGGCCGAGCTGTTCACCGCCGGTGACGCGGACGTCGTCGCCGGGGTGCTGATGAAGCTCACCGCGCTGCGCTCGTACATGCGCGAACGCACCCTCGGCGAGGACGGCGACGAGGCGCCGCTCGAGGCCGTCGGCCTCACCGCACGCGAGGCCGAGGACCTGCACCGGCTCCTCGCCGTCGCCAAGTACCAGGACCGCTACGTCGTCCCCGCCGCCCACAAGGAGGACGCCGCCGCCCTGACCGCGATGGAGAACCGCTGCCCGGTCGAGTCCTCCGACACCGCCGAACCCCGCAGGACCATGCTCGGCATCCCCACCCTGCGCCGCCGTACGTCCGACACACCAGCCGGAGGCCACCCGTGA